A region from the Mucilaginibacter sp. CSA2-8R genome encodes:
- the trxA gene encoding thioredoxin, giving the protein MAVEITDANFEELVLKSDKPVLVDFWAEWCGPCRMVGPVVEEIAKEYDGQAIVGKVNVDNNPGVSMKFGIRNIPALLFFKDGQIVDKQIGAVPKSVLTEKLVKQLA; this is encoded by the coding sequence ATGGCTGTAGAAATTACTGACGCTAACTTTGAAGAATTAGTGTTAAAATCAGATAAACCAGTATTAGTTGATTTTTGGGCAGAATGGTGTGGCCCATGTCGTATGGTAGGTCCGGTGGTTGAAGAAATCGCTAAAGAATATGATGGCCAGGCTATTGTTGGAAAAGTAAACGTTGATAACAATCCCGGCGTATCTATGAAGTTCGGTATCCGTAACATTCCTGCACTTTTATTCTTCAAAGACGGTCAGATTGTAGATAAACAAATTGGTGCAGTGCCAAAGTCAGTGTTAACCGAAAAGTTAGTTAAACAACTGGCCTAA
- a CDS encoding glycosyltransferase family 4 protein, translating to MKIAYISTYPPRECGIATFNQSLMRAINANYPNRKTLSEGGFVVAVNDTVDLQEYEYPQEVKYVIRQNHQKDYIRAANYINTSEADVCILEHEFGIYGGESGIYILPLLNRLEKPLISILHTVLREPSYVQRIIVREIAEQSSKIVVMSKRAVEFLTTIYEIPLEKIQIIEHGVPDLEQPEVNPVKSISSFKNKKVLLTFGLISRNKGLEVVVKALPKIVAKHPDVMYVVLGNTHPGVVKHSGEEYREYLKSLAVQLKVSNNLTFINKFVTEEELINYLTAATVYVTPYLNEAQITSGTLSYAVGSGAAVVSTPYWHATELLDNNRGRLFDFKDAESLAETVNDLLDNEDKLHEIKENAYEYGLHLRWPVVGSEYIRVAQESCGRHDFRDKILRNSIVDPEIMPAFNLAHVLRLTDDTGIVQHAKFGIPNLKEGYCLDDNARALIMALMAYQRNKSPEAFKLLPIYLSYIHYMQTDDGNFRNFLSFDRRYLDEVGSEDSFGRTIWALGYLIGCAAHNSYREFAMELFHRSFPHFKTLTHIRGMANTVIGISLYLKAIPTDEGMVNELVRMTQPLIDAYDKTSSADWHWFEEVMTYDNAILPLALLHSYEITSNERVKEIALESMAFLDKLTLSNGYLSPIGNDGWYYRGGTFPTFDQQAIETMAMVLMHFQAYETLRQPEYIEKLFLSYKWFLGENTLRAPLYDHETKGCCDGLMPTGINRNQGAESTLAYMISHLTVLKAFELEYEYNKVGQKVEIC from the coding sequence ATGAAAATTGCCTACATCTCCACCTATCCGCCCCGCGAATGCGGAATTGCAACATTTAACCAAAGCCTGATGCGTGCTATTAACGCTAACTACCCAAACCGGAAAACTCTTTCTGAAGGTGGTTTTGTAGTAGCCGTAAACGACACGGTTGATTTGCAAGAATATGAGTATCCGCAGGAGGTTAAGTACGTGATACGGCAAAACCACCAGAAAGATTATATCAGAGCTGCCAATTACATCAACACCAGCGAAGCCGATGTTTGCATCTTAGAACACGAATTTGGCATTTACGGAGGCGAAAGCGGTATTTACATCTTGCCGCTGTTAAACCGTTTGGAAAAGCCACTTATCTCCATTTTACATACCGTATTGCGCGAACCAAGTTATGTACAGCGCATCATTGTTAGGGAAATTGCCGAACAATCGTCAAAAATTGTGGTGATGAGTAAAAGAGCGGTAGAATTCTTAACTACGATTTACGAAATCCCTCTCGAAAAAATTCAGATTATTGAGCATGGTGTACCTGACCTGGAGCAGCCGGAAGTTAACCCGGTTAAAAGCATCAGCTCATTCAAAAACAAAAAGGTGCTGCTTACCTTCGGTTTAATTAGCCGTAATAAAGGTTTAGAGGTAGTAGTAAAGGCATTACCTAAAATAGTTGCCAAGCACCCCGACGTAATGTATGTGGTGTTAGGTAATACCCATCCAGGCGTGGTAAAGCACTCTGGCGAAGAGTATCGGGAATATTTGAAATCGCTGGCTGTTCAATTAAAAGTATCAAATAACCTTACGTTCATCAACAAATTTGTAACCGAAGAGGAATTGATTAACTATTTAACAGCAGCTACGGTTTATGTTACACCTTACCTTAACGAAGCTCAAATTACAAGCGGTACCTTATCTTATGCCGTAGGCTCGGGCGCAGCGGTAGTATCTACACCATACTGGCACGCAACCGAGTTACTAGATAATAACCGCGGCCGCTTATTCGATTTTAAAGATGCCGAATCTTTGGCTGAAACTGTAAATGATTTACTTGACAACGAAGACAAACTGCACGAAATTAAAGAGAACGCATACGAATACGGTTTACACCTGCGTTGGCCTGTAGTAGGCTCTGAGTATATTAGAGTAGCACAAGAATCTTGCGGTCGTCATGATTTTAGAGATAAAATTTTACGTAACAGTATTGTTGACCCTGAAATTATGCCGGCTTTCAATCTGGCACACGTGCTACGCTTAACTGACGATACAGGTATAGTACAACATGCTAAGTTTGGTATACCCAATTTAAAAGAGGGATACTGCCTGGATGATAATGCCCGCGCATTAATTATGGCCCTGATGGCCTACCAACGCAATAAAAGCCCTGAAGCATTTAAGTTGCTGCCTATCTATTTAAGCTACATACACTATATGCAGACTGATGATGGTAACTTCCGCAACTTCTTGAGCTTTGATCGCCGTTATTTAGATGAAGTAGGTTCTGAGGATTCATTTGGCCGCACTATTTGGGCACTTGGATACTTAATTGGTTGCGCAGCACATAACTCTTACCGCGAGTTTGCCATGGAGCTGTTCCACCGCTCGTTCCCGCACTTTAAAACGTTAACACACATCAGAGGAATGGCTAATACCGTTATCGGTATTTCTCTGTACCTGAAAGCTATCCCTACAGACGAAGGTATGGTTAACGAGCTGGTGCGAATGACTCAGCCATTAATCGATGCCTACGATAAAACGTCATCTGCCGACTGGCATTGGTTTGAGGAAGTGATGACTTACGATAATGCCATCTTACCGTTAGCACTGTTACACTCATATGAGATAACAAGCAACGAAAGAGTTAAAGAGATTGCCTTAGAGTCAATGGCATTTTTAGATAAACTAACGCTTTCTAACGGTTACTTAAGTCCGATTGGAAATGACGGCTGGTATTACCGTGGTGGTACCTTCCCAACTTTTGATCAACAGGCTATCGAGACTATGGCCATGGTGCTAATGCACTTCCAGGCGTATGAAACCCTGCGTCAACCGGAATATATCGAGAAGTTGTTCTTGAGCTACAAATGGTTTTTGGGTGAAAACACACTGCGTGCGCCGTTATACGACCATGAAACTAAAGGATGCTGCGATGGTTTGATGCCTACTGGTATTAACCGTAATCAGGGTGCAGAAAGTACATTAGCTTACATGATTTCGCATTTAACTGTGTTGAAAGCATTTGAGTTGGAGTACGAGTATAACAAAGTTGGACAGAAAGTAGAGATTTGTTAA
- a CDS encoding aspartate aminotransferase family protein, producing the protein MLSLRQLFLANNAQTTDFPLMLEFERAEGVYMYDVAGNANMDLISGIGVSNIGHNHPEVISAIKQQLDKYMHLMVYGEYVQTPQVRFAEKLTSLLPAQLQSVYFTNSGAEGIEGAMKLAKRYTGRQHMIACHNSYHGSTQGALSIMGNEEFKQAYRPLLPGISFIQFNDSNDLHNINKDTACVVVETIQGEAGIRVPDVAYMQALRQRCTETGTMLILDENQTAFGRTGKLFAFEHFSIVPDILVLGKALGGGMPLGAFIASTNIMGALKNNPILGHITTFGGHPVCCASGLASLNVLLNNGFINEVPNKEALIKQLLVHPAIKAIRGKGLMLAVEFESFELNKRIIDDCIAQGVITDWFLHCSNAMRIAPPLIITKEQINHACEVILRAVNKSL; encoded by the coding sequence ATGTTAAGCCTACGTCAATTATTCTTAGCCAACAACGCACAAACTACTGATTTCCCGCTAATGCTAGAGTTTGAACGTGCGGAGGGCGTGTATATGTATGATGTAGCAGGCAACGCCAATATGGATTTAATTTCGGGTATTGGCGTAAGCAACATTGGGCACAATCACCCGGAGGTAATTAGCGCTATTAAGCAACAGTTAGATAAATACATGCACCTGATGGTGTATGGCGAATATGTACAAACGCCGCAAGTGCGCTTTGCCGAAAAACTCACTTCACTTCTGCCAGCTCAGCTACAATCTGTTTACTTTACTAACTCGGGTGCTGAAGGTATTGAGGGCGCCATGAAATTAGCTAAACGTTACACCGGCCGCCAGCATATGATTGCCTGCCATAACTCTTACCATGGCAGTACCCAGGGAGCACTGAGCATAATGGGTAATGAGGAATTTAAACAGGCCTACCGCCCACTATTACCAGGTATAAGTTTTATTCAATTTAATGACTCCAACGATTTACACAACATTAATAAAGACACGGCTTGCGTAGTAGTTGAAACAATACAAGGCGAAGCCGGCATCCGCGTACCTGATGTAGCGTATATGCAGGCTTTACGCCAACGGTGTACCGAAACCGGTACCATGCTCATATTAGACGAAAACCAAACTGCGTTTGGCCGTACCGGAAAACTGTTTGCCTTTGAGCATTTTAGTATTGTACCCGACATACTGGTTTTGGGTAAGGCTTTAGGTGGGGGTATGCCTTTAGGTGCCTTTATTGCCTCAACCAACATTATGGGTGCTCTTAAAAACAATCCGATTTTAGGACATATCACTACGTTTGGCGGGCATCCGGTATGTTGTGCCTCGGGCCTTGCATCGTTAAACGTCTTGTTAAACAATGGCTTTATTAATGAGGTACCAAATAAAGAAGCGCTTATCAAGCAGCTTTTAGTGCATCCAGCCATTAAAGCCATACGAGGCAAAGGCTTAATGCTTGCCGTAGAGTTTGAATCTTTTGAATTGAACAAGAGAATTATAGACGATTGTATAGCGCAAGGCGTAATAACCGATTGGTTTTTACATTGCAGTAATGCCATGCGTATCGCGCCACCGTTAATTATAACCAAAGAGCAGATAAACCATGCCTGCGAGGTCATATTAAGGGCTGTTAATAAATCGCTATAA
- a CDS encoding M23 family metallopeptidase — MVKVYFCYLFLCISVITAKAQDVIQSRTYPKGVFQYPLDLPPSTAGSFGELRANHFHSGLDFRTNRRIGYPVHAAMYGYVSRLRVQLGGFGNAVYLTHPNGYTTVYGHLDHLTPELAQAVRKYQYEHETFEADFKLQPFQFPVTKGQLIAISGNTGASGGPHLHFEIRDSLTEETINPQLLGLTIADQIPPAITGIGVYQLNGRPFSENTPRNFFAVAGTGGSYHLTQPQTLNVSGEIGFGIMAYDQNSSSVNHNGIYSLQLKLDGRTVYTFAVERFAFDQTHAINGYIDYPEYLKSRRWIQKCFVPPGSHISLYPQSENRGVMTFNDSLQHDVEYVVKDIAGNMSTVKLKVQSSIPKDRPVATFAGTRFRYDQRNEYNNGPVKVVVTPGNLYDDVDFMYNLLPKKPGAYSATHRIHNKYTPIHANYDLWIKPDASIGSLANKAVIVNAASGSVGGIYHDGYIKAKPAAFGDFYIRVDTVAPVITPVNIRNGSNLSAVRSIALRANDNLSGIKSYRAEIDGKWVLLEQDYKTRIFRYTFDDNIGSGEHQFKFTVTDGKDNTAIYTASFNR; from the coding sequence ATGGTTAAAGTATATTTTTGTTATCTTTTTCTTTGCATATCGGTAATAACTGCTAAAGCGCAAGATGTTATTCAAAGCAGAACCTATCCTAAAGGCGTTTTCCAATATCCGCTGGACTTGCCACCAAGCACGGCGGGTTCTTTTGGCGAATTACGTGCTAACCACTTTCATTCCGGGTTAGATTTTCGCACTAACCGACGTATCGGTTATCCGGTACATGCGGCTATGTACGGCTATGTGTCGCGGTTAAGAGTACAATTGGGTGGTTTTGGCAACGCTGTTTATTTAACACACCCTAACGGTTATACCACGGTTTACGGTCACTTAGATCATCTCACACCCGAACTGGCCCAGGCCGTACGCAAGTACCAATACGAGCACGAAACTTTTGAAGCAGACTTTAAGCTGCAACCCTTTCAGTTTCCGGTAACCAAGGGTCAGCTCATTGCCATATCGGGTAACACTGGCGCATCTGGTGGCCCGCACCTGCATTTCGAAATACGGGATTCGCTTACCGAAGAAACCATTAACCCACAACTTTTGGGCTTAACCATAGCCGATCAAATTCCGCCGGCTATCACTGGTATTGGTGTTTATCAACTCAACGGAAGGCCGTTTAGCGAAAACACGCCGCGTAACTTTTTCGCTGTTGCCGGTACGGGCGGTAGTTATCATTTAACTCAGCCACAAACGCTTAATGTTAGCGGCGAGATAGGCTTTGGTATTATGGCTTATGATCAAAACAGTTCGTCGGTTAATCATAACGGCATTTATTCTTTACAATTAAAACTGGATGGCCGAACGGTTTACACTTTTGCTGTAGAGCGGTTTGCATTTGACCAAACCCATGCCATTAATGGATATATTGACTACCCTGAATATTTAAAATCGCGCCGGTGGATACAGAAATGTTTTGTTCCTCCGGGCAGCCATATCTCTTTATATCCCCAATCAGAAAACCGTGGTGTGATGACCTTTAACGATTCTTTGCAGCATGACGTAGAGTACGTTGTTAAAGACATTGCCGGCAACATGTCTACAGTAAAGCTTAAGGTACAGTCGAGCATTCCTAAAGACCGACCGGTAGCCACGTTTGCGGGTACCCGTTTCAGGTATGATCAGCGTAACGAGTATAATAATGGGCCAGTGAAGGTAGTAGTTACCCCAGGCAATCTATATGATGACGTTGATTTTATGTACAATTTGCTGCCAAAAAAACCGGGGGCTTACTCTGCCACTCATCGCATTCATAACAAGTACACCCCCATACATGCCAACTACGATCTATGGATTAAGCCTGATGCCAGCATAGGCAGCCTGGCCAATAAAGCAGTAATTGTAAATGCTGCAAGCGGCTCGGTAGGCGGCATTTATCATGACGGCTATATAAAAGCCAAACCTGCAGCCTTTGGCGATTTTTATATCCGGGTTGATACTGTGGCACCTGTTATTACTCCTGTTAACATCCGCAATGGCAGCAACCTGTCGGCTGTGCGTAGCATTGCCTTAAGGGCTAATGATAACTTATCGGGCATCAAATCATACCGGGCCGAGATTGACGGTAAGTGGGTTTTGTTAGAACAAGATTATAAAACCCGTATATTTAGATATACCTTTGATGACAACATCGGCAGCGGCGAACATCAGTTTAAGTTTACAGTAACCGATGGCAAAGATAATACAGCTATTTACACAGCAAGCTTTAACCGCTAA
- a CDS encoding fumarylacetoacetate hydrolase family protein, giving the protein MKIIAIGRNYAEHAKELNNPVPTTPVIFMKPDTALLKDNKPFYHPDFSEDIHHEIELVLKICKEGKHIDEKFAADYYDEIGLGIDFTARDVQSRHKEKGLPWELAKGFDGSAPISNFLPKTQFENLYNLNLKLDVNGQTRQNGNTKDLLFSFEKIIAFVSRYITLKKGDLIFTGTPEGVSAVKPGDHLQGYLQDQKLLDFQVK; this is encoded by the coding sequence ATGAAAATTATTGCCATAGGCCGCAACTACGCCGAGCACGCCAAAGAATTGAATAATCCGGTACCTACCACACCGGTTATCTTCATGAAACCCGACACGGCTCTTTTAAAAGACAACAAGCCGTTTTATCATCCCGATTTTTCGGAAGACATACATCATGAAATTGAACTGGTACTCAAAATTTGTAAGGAAGGTAAGCACATCGACGAAAAATTTGCAGCCGACTATTACGACGAGATTGGCTTGGGCATAGATTTTACTGCGCGCGATGTACAAAGCCGCCATAAAGAAAAAGGTTTACCCTGGGAACTAGCTAAAGGCTTTGATGGCTCTGCTCCCATCAGCAACTTTTTACCAAAAACTCAGTTCGAGAATTTATATAACCTCAATTTAAAACTGGATGTAAACGGCCAAACCCGCCAAAACGGTAATACAAAAGATCTGCTTTTCTCTTTCGAAAAAATTATTGCTTTCGTTTCTCGATACATCACGCTTAAAAAAGGTGATTTAATTTTTACCGGTACCCCCGAAGGTGTTTCGGCGGTTAAGCCCGGCGACCACTTGCAAGGTTATCTGCAAGACCAAAAATTACTTGATTTTCAGGTTAAATAA
- the bcp gene encoding thioredoxin-dependent thiol peroxidase, whose translation MAILKEGDQAPEFTAKDQNGKSVSLTEYRGKTVVLYFYPKDDTPGCTAEACDFRDNYEYLQSQGYEVIGVSTDDEKSHKKFESKYSLPFTLIADHDQQIVNSYGVWVEKNMYGKKYMGTQRTTFIIDANGVISHIISKVDTKNSSQQVLELLKT comes from the coding sequence ATGGCAATATTAAAAGAAGGCGATCAAGCTCCTGAATTTACCGCAAAAGACCAAAATGGCAAATCAGTATCATTAACTGAGTACCGCGGCAAAACCGTGGTATTATATTTTTACCCTAAAGATGATACGCCAGGTTGCACTGCCGAGGCTTGTGATTTTAGGGATAACTATGAGTATCTGCAATCGCAGGGTTATGAGGTAATCGGTGTAAGCACCGACGATGAAAAATCGCACAAAAAATTTGAGAGCAAATACAGCTTGCCTTTTACTTTAATTGCCGACCACGACCAGCAGATTGTAAACAGCTACGGCGTTTGGGTAGAAAAAAACATGTATGGCAAAAAATACATGGGCACGCAGCGTACTACTTTTATTATTGATGCCAATGGCGTTATCAGCCATATCATAAGTAAAGTAGATACCAAAAATTCGTCGCAGCAGGTGCTTGAACTGTTAAAGACCTGA
- a CDS encoding sigma-70 family RNA polymerase sigma factor, protein MSASVSDTEILSKFQDERTRNEAFNLLLKKYQQKIYWHVRRMVIDHDDADDLVQDVFIKIWKNLPGFRSDAQLYTWMYRIATNECITFLNKKKQKNNIPFDEVSYELADTLADSTYLSGDKVQMKLQSALLTLPDKQRLVFNMKYYDDMKYEEMSEVLGTSVGALKASFHLAVKKIEAYLLSND, encoded by the coding sequence ATGTCAGCATCCGTTAGTGATACCGAGATACTCAGCAAGTTTCAGGACGAACGTACCCGGAACGAAGCTTTTAATTTATTGCTGAAAAAATATCAGCAAAAAATATACTGGCATGTGCGCCGCATGGTAATTGACCATGATGATGCCGACGACCTGGTACAGGACGTATTTATAAAAATATGGAAAAACCTGCCTGGCTTTAGGAGCGATGCACAGTTGTACACCTGGATGTACCGGATTGCCACTAACGAGTGCATTACATTTTTAAATAAGAAGAAGCAAAAAAATAATATTCCGTTTGATGAGGTATCTTACGAACTGGCCGACACACTGGCTGATTCGACTTATTTGAGCGGCGATAAAGTGCAAATGAAGCTTCAAAGTGCATTACTAACCTTACCGGATAAGCAACGTTTGGTTTTTAACATGAAATACTACGATGATATGAAGTATGAAGAGATGTCGGAAGTATTAGGTACAAGTGTAGGAGCGTTAAAAGCGTCTTTTCACCTCGCTGTGAAAAAGATTGAAGCCTACCTCCTGTCGAACGATTAA
- a CDS encoding glycoside hydrolase family 130 protein, with protein sequence MRLSIERKAVKVNPDSKRVIARFFFNGNERSKEVIQRVMAVDEDKVFGLISPLLQEYSSRHRNITRVLNRHCAKLKDLFDELGIDFDALSVYRKLLIGSYFTHEYSIESAAFFNPSIIDDPDQSDLEEGERRVIMSFRAVGEGHISSITFRRALFDKYNNITVLPAGNYIDEAEIVRNAVYNKKLFFEKAVTTQINIDVLRELEEKLDHHFEYSNLRRLILDSQKLHEDGLTKLEYDKVLWLADSYYEIVFSLDTDISDRVIFPISEYERKGIEDARFVKFINEDGSWSYYATYTAYDGALIMPKLLQTNDFINFRIMPLYGAGSQNKNLALFPRKINGKYVMMSRIDGCNNYIMYSDKINIWEDPQLLQKPKFSWEFIQIGNCGSPIETEDGWLVITHGVGPMRKYVLGASLLKLDDPGVEIGRLKEPLLIPNSDEREGYVPNVIYSCGSIVHNDKLIIPYGLSDYSSSFAEVNLKTLLNQLKEDGI encoded by the coding sequence ATGAGACTTTCTATCGAGCGTAAAGCTGTAAAAGTAAATCCTGATTCAAAGCGCGTTATTGCCCGATTTTTCTTTAATGGTAACGAGCGGTCAAAAGAAGTGATACAGCGCGTAATGGCTGTTGATGAAGATAAAGTATTCGGCCTTATTTCGCCATTACTACAGGAGTACTCTTCCAGGCATCGAAACATAACCCGCGTACTTAATCGCCACTGTGCTAAGTTGAAAGACTTATTTGACGAGTTGGGTATCGATTTTGATGCGCTCTCTGTTTATCGTAAGTTACTGATCGGCTCTTACTTTACACATGAGTACTCTATCGAGTCTGCCGCGTTTTTTAACCCATCAATAATAGATGACCCTGATCAAAGCGATTTGGAAGAGGGCGAACGCCGCGTGATTATGAGCTTCAGAGCAGTAGGTGAGGGGCACATTTCGTCTATCACTTTCCGCCGTGCTTTATTTGATAAATACAACAACATTACTGTACTACCGGCCGGTAACTACATTGACGAGGCCGAAATTGTACGTAATGCGGTTTATAATAAAAAGCTGTTTTTTGAGAAAGCAGTTACTACCCAGATTAATATCGATGTATTAAGAGAACTGGAAGAAAAGCTTGACCATCATTTTGAATATTCGAACCTGCGTCGACTGATTCTGGACTCCCAAAAGCTGCACGAAGATGGTTTGACTAAACTGGAATACGACAAAGTGCTTTGGCTGGCCGATTCTTATTACGAAATTGTATTCTCTCTGGATACTGATATATCCGATCGTGTCATTTTCCCGATTTCTGAGTACGAGCGTAAAGGCATCGAGGATGCCCGTTTTGTTAAGTTTATTAACGAAGACGGCAGCTGGTCATATTACGCAACTTATACAGCTTATGATGGTGCCTTAATTATGCCTAAGCTGTTGCAGACCAATGATTTTATTAACTTCCGTATTATGCCGCTGTACGGTGCTGGTTCGCAAAATAAAAACCTGGCACTGTTCCCGCGTAAAATCAATGGTAAGTATGTAATGATGTCGCGTATTGATGGCTGCAATAACTACATCATGTATTCAGACAAGATTAACATCTGGGAAGATCCCCAACTGTTACAAAAACCAAAATTTAGCTGGGAATTCATCCAGATTGGTAACTGTGGTTCGCCTATAGAAACCGAGGACGGCTGGTTGGTGATAACCCATGGTGTGGGGCCAATGCGTAAATATGTGCTGGGTGCCAGCTTACTTAAATTGGACGATCCGGGCGTTGAGATTGGCCGCTTAAAAGAGCCGTTGCTTATTCCGAACAGCGACGAGCGCGAGGGCTATGTACCAAACGTAATTTACTCTTGCGGTTCGATAGTGCATAACGACAAACTGATTATCCCTTATGGTTTATCAGATTACTCTTCTTCATTTGCTGAGGTTAATTTGAAAACCTTGCTCAATCAACTGAAAGAGGATGGCATTTAA
- a CDS encoding glycosyltransferase family 4 protein: protein MRVAVLSPVAWRTPPRHYGPWEQVASNIAEGMVNKGAEVTLFATGDSLTQGKLESVCATGYEEDRTQDAKVLECLHISNLMEKADQFDLIHNNFDFLPLTYSGLIKTPVITTIHGFSSPRIIPVYKKYNATSHYVSISNADRSTDLDYLATVYNGLNVNEFAFNAQPDDYLIYFGRIHHDKGAAEAIQIAKQTNRKLLIAGIIQDANYYREKVEPFIDNEQIVYVGHAGPEKRQELLGKAAALLHPINFNEPFGMSVAEAMLCGTPVIAFNRGSMPELIKDQETGFLVNTIDEAADAVSSLNHINRQNCHDWAKANFSSEKMVDDYYRLYQQILT, encoded by the coding sequence ATGAGGGTTGCCGTACTTTCGCCCGTTGCCTGGCGCACACCGCCCAGGCACTATGGGCCATGGGAACAGGTAGCATCAAATATTGCTGAAGGAATGGTAAATAAGGGGGCGGAAGTCACCTTGTTTGCCACCGGCGATTCTTTGACGCAGGGCAAACTGGAATCAGTTTGTGCTACCGGCTATGAAGAAGACCGGACGCAGGATGCCAAAGTGTTAGAATGCCTGCACATCAGTAACCTGATGGAAAAGGCTGACCAGTTTGATTTGATTCATAATAATTTTGACTTTTTACCGCTTACGTATTCGGGATTGATTAAAACGCCGGTAATTACTACGATACACGGTTTTTCGTCGCCGCGGATAATCCCGGTGTATAAAAAGTATAACGCAACATCGCATTATGTGTCAATCAGTAATGCCGATCGCAGTACCGACTTAGATTATTTGGCTACCGTATATAACGGATTAAATGTTAATGAATTCGCTTTTAATGCTCAGCCGGATGATTACCTAATTTACTTTGGCCGTATTCATCATGATAAGGGGGCAGCTGAGGCTATCCAAATTGCGAAGCAAACCAACCGTAAGTTATTGATTGCAGGCATTATTCAGGATGCTAACTACTATCGAGAAAAGGTAGAACCGTTTATTGACAACGAGCAAATTGTATATGTAGGCCATGCAGGACCGGAAAAAAGGCAGGAATTGTTAGGCAAGGCCGCTGCATTGCTCCATCCTATTAATTTTAATGAGCCTTTTGGCATGAGTGTAGCCGAAGCTATGCTGTGCGGAACACCGGTAATCGCTTTTAATAGAGGATCGATGCCTGAATTGATTAAGGATCAAGAAACAGGCTTTTTGGTAAATACTATTGATGAGGCTGCTGACGCTGTATCAAGCCTCAACCATATTAATCGTCAAAACTGCCATGATTGGGCTAAAGCGAATTTCTCCAGCGAGAAAATGGTAGACGATTACTATCGCCTTTATCAGCAAATTCTTACGTAA
- a CDS encoding DUF58 domain-containing protein codes for MAQLNTNQDIRQLANLELLARQVVEGFITGLHQSPFHGFSVEFAEHRLYNNGESVKNIDWKLFAKTDKLFVKQFEEETNLRCYLLLDTSSSMNYPQKGMSKLQFSVYAIASLMYLFKKQRDAFGLGLFSEAIDWLSAARSTSTHLFYLFAELDKAYHQPKSNAHTNLSNVIHHIAEEVHQRSMIIIFSDMLENSMNAEKTQALFAALQHLRYNKHEVIIFNVNDRQHEVDFSFDNRPHHFIDMESGEEVKVHPGRVRESYQSALQQYRHELELKCAQYQVELVDASLHDGYNNLLRAYLVKRNKVI; via the coding sequence ATGGCCCAGTTAAACACTAATCAGGACATACGCCAGCTGGCTAACCTCGAGTTGCTGGCCCGGCAGGTGGTTGAAGGTTTTATTACCGGGTTGCATCAAAGTCCCTTCCATGGCTTTTCTGTAGAGTTTGCTGAGCACCGTTTATATAACAACGGCGAATCGGTTAAAAACATTGACTGGAAGCTCTTCGCCAAAACAGACAAGTTGTTTGTTAAACAGTTTGAAGAAGAAACCAATCTGCGATGTTATCTTTTGCTTGACACTTCATCCTCCATGAACTATCCGCAAAAGGGGATGAGTAAGCTGCAGTTTTCGGTATATGCCATAGCGTCACTGATGTATTTATTCAAAAAACAACGTGATGCATTTGGCTTAGGGCTATTTTCAGAAGCAATTGATTGGCTTAGTGCCGCCCGCTCCACCTCAACGCATCTGTTTTATTTGTTTGCTGAGCTGGATAAGGCCTATCATCAGCCTAAAAGTAATGCACATACTAATTTGAGCAACGTCATCCACCATATTGCTGAAGAGGTGCATCAGCGCTCGATGATCATCATTTTTAGTGATATGCTGGAAAATAGTATGAACGCCGAAAAAACACAAGCGTTGTTTGCCGCTCTGCAGCACTTACGTTATAACAAGCACGAGGTTATTATTTTTAATGTGAACGACCGGCAGCACGAGGTTGACTTTAGTTTTGACAACCGCCCGCACCACTTTATTGATATGGAAAGTGGCGAAGAAGTAAAGGTACATCCGGGCCGGGTACGCGAAAGCTACCAGTCGGCACTGCAGCAATACCGCCACGAGTTAGAATTGAAATGTGCACAATATCAGGTAGAGTTGGTGGATGCCAGTCTGCATGATGGTTATAACAATCTGCTCAGAGCTTATTTAGTGAAACGCAACAAGGTAATTTAA